One window of Paroedura picta isolate Pp20150507F chromosome 2, Ppicta_v3.0, whole genome shotgun sequence genomic DNA carries:
- the LOC143829082 gene encoding m-AAA protease-interacting protein 1, mitochondrial-like, giving the protein MAAGVRRRASLALSAGLCCRRGPAAAHPRRFLLLPAQCGRLGPLPLGSLRPPLPVPAARPYSSDGTGGRRRQQQQKRSVVVVGVPNPLMWLRTRLYFFLIRAYFDQEFSPSEFTQGAKQAFALVSKLISECKYELLEELISKELLQVLKEKLSLLSEDHRSALAADMDEIMYTTAGDIGIYYDDSGRKFVSILMRFWYLTSTDLPDESPDGTKVFRVVFGDETTKETKRLLTANYEFRREFTQGVKPDWLITRIEHPKLLE; this is encoded by the exons ATGGCGGCCGGGGTGAGGCGGCGGGCGAGCTTGGCGTTGTCCGCGGGGCTCTGCTGCCGCCGGGGTCCGGCCGCGGCCCACCCCCGCCGCTTCCTTCTCCTGCCGGCCCAGTGCGGCCGGCTCGGGCCTTTGCCCCTCGGCTCCCTCCGCCCGCCATTGCCCGTGCCCGCCGCGCGGCCCTACAGCAGCGACGGCaccggggggcggcggcggcagcagcagcagaagcgcagcgtggtggtggtgggcgtCCCCAACCCGCTGATGTGGCTCCGCACCCGCCTCTACTTCTTCCTCATCCGCGCCTACTTCGACCAGGAGTTCAGCCCCAGCGAGTTCACGCAGGGCGCCAAGCAG GCCTTTGCTCTTGTTTCGAAGTTGATTTCCGAGTGTAAATATGAGTTGCTGGAGGAGCTGATATCTAAAGAG TTGCTTCAGGTGCTGAAAGAGAAGCTATCTTTGCTGTCGGAGGACCACAGAAGCGCCCTGGCTGCTGACATGGATGAAATAATGTATACAACCGCAGGGGACATTGGCATTTATTATGACGATAGTG GAAGAAAGTTTGTTAGCATCCTGATGCGTTTCTGGTACCTGACCAGCACTGACCTTCCGGATGAATCTCCAGATGGAACCAAAGTCTTCCGGGTGGTTTTTGGCGATGAAACGACCAAGGAAACTAAACGCCTCTTAACAGCGAACTATGA
- the LOC143829084 gene encoding tRNA wybutosine-synthesizing protein 5-like isoform X1 yields the protein MAAEEAEPGSQPLAPLARYAGVTRERFLQEIYPLRKPAVLEGIDLGPCTAKWTVDYLSQAVGDKEVKVHVSPVPQMDFLSKNFVYRTLPFDVFVKRAAEAKHAEYFISEDEKYYLRSLGEDPRKDIADLRKQFPLLADDVWIPEYFEKEQLFSTVFRISSAGMQLWTHYDVMDNVLIQVTGKKRVVLYSPRDAPYLYLSGTKSEVLDVNRPDLKRYPLFAKARRYEAVLKAGEVLFIPALWFHNVTSEEFGVGVNVFWKHLPAECYDKTDTYGNKDLAAASRAAQILDRALKTLEELPEEYKDFYGRRMALRIQEKTYSTNYE from the exons ATGGCCGCGGAGGAGGCCGAGCCGGGGAGCCAGCCGCTCGCCCCTCTAGCCCGCTACGCCGGAGTCACCCGGGAGCGCTTCCTGCAAGAGATCTACCCGCTG agAAAGCCAGCAGTACTGGAAGGAATAGATTTGGGCCCCTGCACAGCCAAATGGACGGTGGATTACCTGAGTCAAGCAGTAGGAGATAAAGAAGTCAAAGTTCACGTCTCTCCTGTGCCACAGATGGATTTCCTCAGTAAGAACTTTGTGTATAG aACATTGCCCTTTGATGTATTTGTGAAGAGAGCAGCTGAAGCCAAGCATGCAGAGTACTTTATTTCTGAG gatgAAAAGTATTACCTGCGATCTCTTGGGGAAGACCCTCGGAAG GATATTGCCGATCTCAGAAAACAGTTCCCCCTGCTGGCAGATGATGTCTGGATCCCCGAATACTTTGAGAAGGAGCAGCTCTTCTCCACGGTCTTCCGCATCAGTTCAGCAGGAATGCAGCTCTGGACCCATTACGAC GTCATGGACAACGTCTTGATTCAAGTGACTGGGAAGAAGCGAGTTGTACTGTACAGTCCTCGGGATGCCCCTTATTTGTATTTGTCAG GTACAAAGTCAGAGGTGCTGGATGTGAACAGGCCGGACCTGAAGAGATATCCTCTCTTTGCCAAGGCCAGACGTTATGAGGCTGTCCTCAAAGCAGGAGAAGTTCTGTTCATCCCAG CTCTGTGGTTCCACAACGTGACTTCAGAGGAGTTTGGGGTCGGAGTCAATGTATTTTGGAAACACCTCCCTGCTGAATGTTATGACAAGACAGACACTTACGGGAACAAAGACCTCGCTGCAGCTTCAAGAGCTGCTCAGattttggacagggccctgaagACGCTTGAGGAGCTGCCTGAGGAATACAAAGACTTCTATGGCCGGAGAATGGCTTTACGTATCCAAGAAAAAACTTATAGTACTAACTATGAATAA
- the LOC143829084 gene encoding tRNA wybutosine-synthesizing protein 5-like isoform X3: MAAEEAEPGSQPLAPLARYAGVTRERFLQEIYPLRKPAVLEGIDLGPCTAKWTVDYLSQAVGDKEVKVHVSPVPQMDFLSKNFVYRTLPFDVFVKRAAEAKHAEYFISEDEKYYLRSLGEDPRKVMDNVLIQVTGKKRVVLYSPRDAPYLYLSGTKSEVLDVNRPDLKRYPLFAKARRYEAVLKAGEVLFIPALWFHNVTSEEFGVGVNVFWKHLPAECYDKTDTYGNKDLAAASRAAQILDRALKTLEELPEEYKDFYGRRMALRIQEKTYSTNYE, from the exons ATGGCCGCGGAGGAGGCCGAGCCGGGGAGCCAGCCGCTCGCCCCTCTAGCCCGCTACGCCGGAGTCACCCGGGAGCGCTTCCTGCAAGAGATCTACCCGCTG agAAAGCCAGCAGTACTGGAAGGAATAGATTTGGGCCCCTGCACAGCCAAATGGACGGTGGATTACCTGAGTCAAGCAGTAGGAGATAAAGAAGTCAAAGTTCACGTCTCTCCTGTGCCACAGATGGATTTCCTCAGTAAGAACTTTGTGTATAG aACATTGCCCTTTGATGTATTTGTGAAGAGAGCAGCTGAAGCCAAGCATGCAGAGTACTTTATTTCTGAG gatgAAAAGTATTACCTGCGATCTCTTGGGGAAGACCCTCGGAAG GTCATGGACAACGTCTTGATTCAAGTGACTGGGAAGAAGCGAGTTGTACTGTACAGTCCTCGGGATGCCCCTTATTTGTATTTGTCAG GTACAAAGTCAGAGGTGCTGGATGTGAACAGGCCGGACCTGAAGAGATATCCTCTCTTTGCCAAGGCCAGACGTTATGAGGCTGTCCTCAAAGCAGGAGAAGTTCTGTTCATCCCAG CTCTGTGGTTCCACAACGTGACTTCAGAGGAGTTTGGGGTCGGAGTCAATGTATTTTGGAAACACCTCCCTGCTGAATGTTATGACAAGACAGACACTTACGGGAACAAAGACCTCGCTGCAGCTTCAAGAGCTGCTCAGattttggacagggccctgaagACGCTTGAGGAGCTGCCTGAGGAATACAAAGACTTCTATGGCCGGAGAATGGCTTTACGTATCCAAGAAAAAACTTATAGTACTAACTATGAATAA
- the LOC143829084 gene encoding tRNA wybutosine-synthesizing protein 5-like isoform X2, with protein sequence MESSLLLIFQRKPAVLEGIDLGPCTAKWTVDYLSQAVGDKEVKVHVSPVPQMDFLSKNFVYRTLPFDVFVKRAAEAKHAEYFISEDEKYYLRSLGEDPRKDIADLRKQFPLLADDVWIPEYFEKEQLFSTVFRISSAGMQLWTHYDVMDNVLIQVTGKKRVVLYSPRDAPYLYLSGTKSEVLDVNRPDLKRYPLFAKARRYEAVLKAGEVLFIPALWFHNVTSEEFGVGVNVFWKHLPAECYDKTDTYGNKDLAAASRAAQILDRALKTLEELPEEYKDFYGRRMALRIQEKTYSTNYE encoded by the exons ATGGAATCAAGTTTATTGCTTATCTTTCAG agAAAGCCAGCAGTACTGGAAGGAATAGATTTGGGCCCCTGCACAGCCAAATGGACGGTGGATTACCTGAGTCAAGCAGTAGGAGATAAAGAAGTCAAAGTTCACGTCTCTCCTGTGCCACAGATGGATTTCCTCAGTAAGAACTTTGTGTATAG aACATTGCCCTTTGATGTATTTGTGAAGAGAGCAGCTGAAGCCAAGCATGCAGAGTACTTTATTTCTGAG gatgAAAAGTATTACCTGCGATCTCTTGGGGAAGACCCTCGGAAG GATATTGCCGATCTCAGAAAACAGTTCCCCCTGCTGGCAGATGATGTCTGGATCCCCGAATACTTTGAGAAGGAGCAGCTCTTCTCCACGGTCTTCCGCATCAGTTCAGCAGGAATGCAGCTCTGGACCCATTACGAC GTCATGGACAACGTCTTGATTCAAGTGACTGGGAAGAAGCGAGTTGTACTGTACAGTCCTCGGGATGCCCCTTATTTGTATTTGTCAG GTACAAAGTCAGAGGTGCTGGATGTGAACAGGCCGGACCTGAAGAGATATCCTCTCTTTGCCAAGGCCAGACGTTATGAGGCTGTCCTCAAAGCAGGAGAAGTTCTGTTCATCCCAG CTCTGTGGTTCCACAACGTGACTTCAGAGGAGTTTGGGGTCGGAGTCAATGTATTTTGGAAACACCTCCCTGCTGAATGTTATGACAAGACAGACACTTACGGGAACAAAGACCTCGCTGCAGCTTCAAGAGCTGCTCAGattttggacagggccctgaagACGCTTGAGGAGCTGCCTGAGGAATACAAAGACTTCTATGGCCGGAGAATGGCTTTACGTATCCAAGAAAAAACTTATAGTACTAACTATGAATAA